Below is a window of Ornithodoros turicata isolate Travis chromosome 7, ASM3712646v1, whole genome shotgun sequence DNA.
TCATACGGCTGCTTAGGAAATACCCTAAAGCCGTGCACGTTCTGCCTGACCCGTTCCTCAGGTTATTGTGCTTTTGTTgaagaaacaaaacaacaaagaaGAATGTCTGCAGGTTTATTTAATCTGCTACACATCGGGACGCCCATTGCTTACAAGCTGAAGAGGGACGGCAACGAGTCGCAGTTTGTTGGCAAAGCACCTTGGCAAGTCACATCAGAATTCGCAGCTTCCAGGAAGGATTCGCGAGCACGAGCGTTGGCTCCAGCAACAAGCGAAGGGCATACCGTACCAATGTGAGTGTCAACGCAGTCCTTGATATATTTCACTCCACTGCACGAAAGCATGAGACACATAATTTCATTATATGCATTCGTCAGACAATCTATTACATTTCTCTACACATTTATCTATGCCCTTATACACGACCCCCACCGAGCCGAGTGTGAGCTGAATCCAGTGTGTTTTCTACATTATTTCCTCAATAAGTATATTTACTGTCAACACAAATTTACTCACCAGCAGAGGACGTTTTCCTTGTGGGCTTCAGTGCTTACTGCATCAAAATTAATACTCCTGAACGGTCCGTTAACCTCGATGTCCTCTACGCACTTTTGAAAAGCAGCCGCAGCAGCAGAAGAAGAAGCCGTTCCGCAGTCACAAGTAGCGAGCTCTGCACAGTAAGATGTACTGTCAGTTACGAACACTTTTGCACGGGTGCATAAGGGCACTTTTGCACATAAAGGGCGCATTCTAGTTGTGCCTCTAGATACCTAGCATGAGTATACTGTAGCGAGTTTTACGAGAACCTTGAAATTTCACggtaacgtttccgaaaacatgataagccaatcgtcTGATTCCGTTCGAGTggctgacgtcacgttgctgatatctgactGACAGCAATACGGAAGTGAAAGCGGAGGGTTCTTACGATTCTCTAAAACTCCTTCTTGTCTATCGCGAATTTTCGTGCAAGACTTTATTATGTCTTTTCAGCATTTTTGACAAGAGTTCCAACATGCGTTATAGCAATTACTAGAATCCCGCGCTTCTCAATGGGCGTATTTCTTTGAATTATTCTAAAAGAAATTTCATTTCGTGACCAGTGACATGCTACACGCAGTTATTATCTCTACCCGTTTACTTTTTTTACTTGGTGTCAATAGAACAATTGGTTCTCGATGGCAATGCAACATACTCTTTACAGCTTTGTTTTAATGAGCTGAGGAGATTGCAATGGGTTACAGGGAGCCTGCCATACCAACGACATCTAGACTAGTCATTCCAGTAACAGCTA
It encodes the following:
- the LOC135400110 gene encoding uncharacterized protein LOC135400110, which gives rise to MKVVISSLVLLALLQLATCDCGTASSSAAAAAFQKCVEDIEVNGPFRSINFDAVSTEAHKENVLCCGVKYIKDCVDTHIGTVCPSLVAGANARARESFLEAANSDVTCQGALPTNCDSLPSLFSL